The DNA window GCTTGCCAGCAGGGGTCGTCGTTAGCCAAAGGGTTCGCCAGACGCGGGCTGTAAGCCGTTTGCAGCGGCCCGTCTGCGAACTCGCTGAGGCCGTCGCCGCGAGGTGGCGGCAAGCGGGGTGGTACCGCGAAGCGTTCTTCGCCCCCGGACCCTCCACCCGGGTCCGGGGCGGGGAACGCTTTTTTGTTGCTCCAACCGACCCCCCAGGCGAGGAGGTGACAAAGATGGTGCGCCTGATGGCGCTGGTTGCCGACGAGGTCGGCGCGGTTCGCCGCATCTGCGGGGTCTGCGAAAGCCGCCGCTACCGCGTGCGGTCGCTTTCGGTCGATCCCTCCAGCCTGCCCGGCGTCCTGCACGTCAGCCTGGCAGTGGATGAACCGGCGGACCGGGCGGAGCGGCTGGCCGCGCAGCTTCGCCGGCTCATCGATGTGATCAGCGTCGATGCCGGCGACGCCCCCCGCCCCGAGCCGGCGGTAGGCGTGGCCGCCCGCGCCGCTGTTGAGGCTGTCCGTGTCACCGGTTAGGCGGCACGCCCGCAGGGCGTGAAGCACCGGAAGGAGGTACTGGAGGATGGCCAGGGTTTACTACGACCGC is part of the Bacillota bacterium genome and encodes:
- a CDS encoding ACT domain-containing protein; this encodes MQRPVCELAEAVAARWRQAGWYREAFFAPGPSTRVRGGERFFVAPTDPPGEEVTKMVRLMALVADEVGAVRRICGVCESRRYRVRSLSVDPSSLPGVLHVSLAVDEPADRAERLAAQLRRLIDVISVDAGDAPRPEPAVGVAARAAVEAVRVTG